One Loxodonta africana isolate mLoxAfr1 chromosome 15, mLoxAfr1.hap2, whole genome shotgun sequence genomic window carries:
- the LOC100665999 gene encoding olfactory receptor 8A1-like has protein sequence MPAENYSTVTEFILGGLTNRPELQLPLFFLFLGIYMVTLVGNLGMITLISLNSQLHTPMYYFLSNLSFVDMCYSSVITPKMLVNFVSEKNSISYVGCMSRLYFFLVLAIAECYMLTVMAYDRYVAVCSPLLYNLTMSHQICSLLVAVVYFMGLIGSTIETGLMLKLSYCESLISHYFCDILPLMKLSCFNTYDIELTVFFLAGFNIVVTSSTIFVSYAFILSNIFHIRSTEGRSKAFSTCSSHLTAVGMFYGSSAFTYLKPSTVSSLAQENVASVFYTTVIPMLNPLIYSLRNKEVKDAMQKTLRRKLS, from the coding sequence ATGCCTGCAGAAAATTATTCTACTGTGACAGAATTCATTCTAGGAGGATTAACAAATCGGCCAGAGCTCCAGCTccctctctttttcctcttcctaGGGATCTACATGGTCACCTTGGTGGGGAACCTGGGCATGATCACGCTCATTTCTCTGAATTCCCAGcttcacacccccatgtactactTCCTCAGCAACTTGTCATTTGTAGATATGTGCTACTCCTCTGTCATTACTCCTaaaatgctggtgaactttgtgtcagagaagaacagcatatCTTATGTGGGGTGCATGTCACGGCTCTACTTTTTCCTTGTTTTGGCCATTGCCGAGTGTTACATGTTGACAGTAATGGCCTACGACCGCTATGTTGCCGTCTGCAGCCCTTTGCTTTATAACCTCACTATGTCACATCAAATCTGCTCCCTGCTAGTGGCTGTGGTCTACTTCATGGGGCTCATTGGCTCAACGATAGAGACTGGCCTCATGTTAAAATTGTCCTATTGTGAGAGCCTCATCAGTCATTACTTCTGTGATATCCTCCCCCTCATGAAGCTCTCCTGTTTTAACACCTATGACATTGAGCTGACAGTTTTCTTTTTGGCTGGATTCAACATTGTAGTCACCAGTTCAACAATCTTTGTCTCCTATGCCTTCATCCTCTCCAACATCTTCCACATCAGGAGCACAGAGGGCAGGTCCAAAGCCTTTAGCACCTGCAGTTCCCACCTTACAGCTGTGGGGATGTTCTATGGATCTAGTGCATTCACGTATCTAAAACCTTCCACAGTCAGTTCTTTGGCCCAGGAGAATGTGGCCTCTGTGTTCTACACCACAGTGATCCCCATGTTGAACCCTCTAATTTACAGTCTGAGGAACAAGGAGGTGAAGGATGCCATGCAGAAAACACTAAGAAGAAAACTGTCTTAA